The stretch of DNA tgatcaaatttgaaATCTTTTAACTTTCTAATTTTTTTGAAATATCTTGTAGTTTGGCACAACGGACTAATTAAGAAATACTGCCGGTCGGTTGGTTGAATGATGAGCCAGGCGGCCTGGCGTATAAAAGCTCGGCATTTGGCCGTGTAGGAATGATTGGTGGCGACCGGCGAGGCTCTCACATGGCCCGCATGTGCCCGAGAAACCGCGTCCGATGCGAGGCTCGCTAAAAACAAAAGCCATCACGCACAACAACAGCAGTTGGTTAAAAGAAGAAGTTGACACGAGCAGAGCAGAGACATCAGACATGGATTTATGTTTGTTTATCCTAGCGATTGGGATTTATGTTTGTTTATACACGCGATTGGATCATGGATCTGCCTTTAATGATCGATTGATCAtcatcacacacacacacaccacccTCTCTCTAAAACGagaaataaacaaacaaaagatTGGTGGAATTCGAATCTTTGTACGCATGTGTAGTTGCGTATTCGTGCTCCACGCAATTGCAATGTacgagtatatatatatttttatatatttatatactttTTCCCTTGCCTCTGAAAACGAAATGTCTGGAAAGCTTCACCTGCCAATTTGGCTTTCGACGAGAGCAGAGCAGGTGGAAGAGTGGTTGAAAGCGAGTGACTGAGGCCTAGTTACACTtaaaaaccaattttttttaaagatttctcgttacatcaaatctttacggtatatgtatggagtattaaatatatataaaaataataactaattgtacaaattgtctataatttacaagacaaatctgTTAAGACTAGTTAGtcaataattagataataattattaaatacaaacaaaaatactacaacaCCTTAAATTTTTTCACCTCAACAACTAAACAATGCTTAAAGCTGCTTTTCTCTTGGCCCTTGTCCTAGGAATAGCATGCTGCCCGTTCTTTGCTACCCACTCATGGTGTCTTGtgtgaaaaaaaaagatggaATGCATCCGGTGCCTATTGATCAGGTGCATAAAACCTTGGACCAAGGTGGAATTCGATTCCAAAGCTAGGACACTCTGCGCCACAAAATGAGTTTAATTCTAGATTAGactaaaagttttttattttaaatttaatcaaatttatagaaaatagtacCAGCAATTTGTATCTCTAAACAtttgtatatttatatataatatgaACATTTATGTTTGGCGTATGCTAAGAACCGACGCGTGTATAGTGCGGTGACCATGCAAGAACGAGAAGATTGGGGGACGAAAGAAGAATGACTTGTGGGGGGCTCCTCATGTGACAGATGAGGGTATGTGacatggagagagagagagagagagtgagagagagaggaggagggtaGTGTTTTGCTTAGAGCTTGGAAAAACTATCTCGACCTATCAATAATTTTGACGTTGGACTTTGGAGAATCGGAGTGAAGATAGATGCCTAGCAGTAGAAGTCCAGCAAAAAATAAAGTTGTAGATGGACTCTATTTAGAGCGTAGATATTAGATACTATATAATAAATTATAATAGCAATGTTGAAAATAGATAAAGTGTAGCACAGTATCCTAACAAATCAAAATCTTTGGCCTAAGTCCAATCCGACGGACTACCAAACCGGATTGGATCAAGTTGTTTCGAAAGTTCTTTTTTTAGGTTGAACGCTACATGACATCGTGTCTGGATCTAGAGGCTAAAATTTAATGGTATCACATCGATGCGAACTAGGAGGATTAAACATGAACTAATCTTAAAGCTAGTTGCACAGGAGTAGACTAATTAGCGAGAGGAATCTATTAAGACCGATCAACCCATGTTCACTGTAGAATTACATTGTcaaatcatagattaattaggtttaacaGATTCACCACACAAATTAGTCTCGATCTGTATACTTAGTTTTGtaattagtctatatttaatattacaAATTTATGTCAAACATCAAAATGTGATGGAGACTAGCCGAGGTCAGTTGTTGCCTTTGACGGGTCAGATGGGGGCTCCTTTGGCCTATGGCCATGACCATGAGTCCATGAGCAAAGCAACGCTGGTCCAGTGTCAAATGCGTACGCGCCGCCCCGTTCCTTTTGGCTTCCGCAGTTCCGCTCAACTGGAACATCCACCGGTCGCTCTCGCCTGGACCAccggcgctgctgctgctgccacccACGATTCCGACTCGTGTCGTCACCCTCCCCACCACCACCGCAGTTTCCCAGCAGCTTCCTTTCCTTTCCTTGCTTCCATCCAGTAGTCGCCGCAGTCACCACTCTGCAGTCTCAGTCTGCACACCCCTCCTTGGCTCGCGGGAACCAACGCCCATCGCGACGCCGGCCCCCACCGAGCGAGCGAGCCAGCCAGCCACAAAGTCAGCCGTGCTGCCCCCGGCACGCGCGCGCCTGATTGGCGCTTGACCGGCCGGCTGACCACCCACCCGAGGCGCGGAggcgggagggagggagggaggaccTACTGCTTCCTTGCCGTTGCCCAGGGGGGCAGCCGGtcagcgaggaggaggaggaggaggaggaggaggaggagggcgatGGAGAGCTACCTGGAGGAGCGGTTCGGCGGCGTGCAGGCCAAGAACTCCTCCGAGGAGGCGCTCCGCCGCTGGCGCCGCCTCTGCAGCGTCGTCAAGAACCCCAAGCGCCGCTTCCGCTTCACCGCCAACCTCGAGAAGCGCGGCGAGGCCGAGGCCATCAAGCACGCCAACCACGTGCGTCCCTTTCCCCTCCCGATTCCCACTCCCCCCTCCTCCTTCCTCCGATGCCGCCGCCGGGATCCGCCGCAAGCCAGCTCGTGGGATCTGGACCTGGGGCCACTGCCTGCTTGCCGGCGCCTGGGGCTAGTAGCGACTGCTGGCTGCATCTGGGTGCCGGATTCAGTGAGCTCAGCGGCGGCTGTGGCCATGATTCACGGTCAAGCTAGTGTTTTGGCCGCCTGTTTCGTTTGCGCATTTTGGGGGCCTTCATTTTTTGTTTCGAGACCCACTCAGGATTTGTGGGATCAATCAATCAAGCCCTTAatgcaaccaaaaaaaaaaaccatgaTGATTGTTCTTTTAGCTACGATTATGTACGAgggaccgaccattttgcttcTCGCAGTTATATTGCTTTCTTAAAAGCAGagttctactcccttttttttttcttctcgcaCCATTTCACACTGCTGCGACAACATGCCTTTTAATTTGCTCTGTTTCAGTGCGGCCAGTTCGGGAAATCTCAGTCCTTTTCACCAATTGATAATTACCTCCCATTTTCAGTAGGCCGTTGCAACTGGGCTGCTATCAACTCCACTCTTAGTTAAGATTAGTACCACTGCAGAACCCATAACTTCAAACTACTTTCCATTACTCTGCTACCAGATCCTGAATCAGTGCAGCCAGCAACTAGTTTTGCCCTCCCGTTTTCTGATTTGAGCAGTTAACCTCGCAATCCCAACTTTGCGAGGTTACTCAAGTTAACACTGCTGCTGTATCGTATGACAGGAGAAGCTGCGCGTCGCTGTGCTCGTCTCAAAGGCTGCACTGCAGTTTCTACATGGTAAGTGCATGCTGACAGATAGTGCTGCCAGAAATTGTCATTCTTTTGGAATTTTGATTGACTCCATATGTTCCATTTCCTAACGTTGCCAACATCTAAAACCATGTTTCTGAATCACATATGTTCAGGTCTCTCCCTTCGAAGTGAGTACGTCGTCCCTGAGGAAGTCAAGGCTGCAGGGTTTCAAATCTGCGCCGATGAGCTGGGGTCCATTGTTGAGGGCCATGATAGTAAGAAGCTCATCACCCATGGTGGAGTTGATGGAATTGCGGAAAAACTTGCAACTTCGAAGACGGACGGGCTAAGCACAGCCGATGATAGCATTAAGCGCAGGCAAGACATATATGGAGTAAACAAGTTCACTGAAAGTGAGGTCCGCAGTTTCTGGGTGTTTGTATGGGAGGCGCTTCAAGATACAACTCTTATAATTCTCGCTGTCTGCGCGTTCGTGTCGCTGGTTGTTGGTATTGTGATGGAAGGGTGGCCAAAAGGCGCTCATGATGGCCTTGGAATTGTTGCAAGTATCCTCTTGGTTGTGTTTGTGACTGCGACAAGTGACTATCGGCAGTCGCTGCAGTTCaaggacctggacaaggagaaaaagaaaatccaAGTACAGGTTACAAGGAGTGGTTTCAGGCAAAGGCTATCGATATATGATCTTCTTCCTGGCGATGTTGTCCATTTAGcaattggagatcaggtccctGCTGATGGGCTCTTCATTTCAGGGTTCTCTCTATTGATCAATGAATCCAGCCTAACTGGTGAAAGTGAACCTGTTGCTGTAAATGAAGATAACCCTTTCCTGTTGTCGGGGACCAAAGTACAAGATGGCTCCTGCAAGATGCTGGTCACAACTGTTGGCATGCGCACCCAATGGGGAAAACTGATGGCCACTCTCAGTGAAGGCGGCGATGATGAAACCCCACTCCAGGTTAAACTTAATGGAGTTGCAACCATTATTGGCCAGATTGGACTATTTTTTGCTGTTATAACTTTCATTGTCCTGTCCCAAGGGCTTTTCAGTAAGAAATACCATGAACGGATGCTTTTAAGCTGGTCAGGAGATGATGCATTGGAGCTGCTGGAGCATTTTGCTATTGCAGttaccattgttgttgttgctgttcCTGAGGGATTGCCATTAGCAGTCACGCTGAGTCTTGCATTTGCCATGAAGAAAATGATGAATGACAAGGCTCTGGTTCGCCACTTAGCTGCATGTGAGACTATGGGTTCAGCTACTACCATCTGCAGTGACAAGACAGGAACACTGACAACCAATCATATGACTGTTGTTAAGGCCTGCATCTGCGGAAACATTAAGGAAGTTAATGGTTCTGAGAATGCATCCAAGTTACGCTCTGAATTTCCAGAGATCGTCGTTAAAACTCTTCTGGAGTCTATATTTAACAATACAGCTGGTGAGGTTGTAATTAACCAGGATGGTAAATATCAGATCCTGGGTAGCCCCACGGAGACAGCTTTACTAGAGTTTGCATTGTCACTAGGTGGAGATTTTAAGGCAAAACGTGATGAAACTAAGATTGTGAAAGTGGAGCCTTTTAATTCAACAAAAAAGAGGATGAGTGTCATTCTTGAGCTTCCTGGAGGAGGGTGTCGTGCACACTGTAAAGGTGCTTCAGAGATAGTCTTGGCTGCTTGTGATAAATTCCTAGACGAGACAGGTGGTGTTCATCCTCTGGATAAAATAACTGCTGACAAGCTCAATGGTATTATTGATAGTTTTGCTGGTGAAGCTCTTAGGACATTATGCCTTGCTTTTAGGGAAATGGAAGAAGGTTTTTCCACCGCAGAGCATATACCACTACAAGGGTACACATGCATTGGAATTATAGGTATCAAAGATCCTGTCCGTCCAGGGGTGAAGGAGTCTGTTGCTACTTGCCGGGCTGCTGGAATTATGGTGAGAATGGTCACAGGAGACAACATAAATACAGCGAAGGCAATTGCTCGTGAATGTGGTATACTTACTGAAGATGGCATAGCTATTGAAGGACCGGAGTTCAGAGAGAAAAGCCTAGATGAACTCCTTAAGCTGGTTCCAAAAATCCAGGTTTGCTATGTACACAATATCTTATTGACTTTCAATCATTTTAACCATCGGTCCAAAAGTCTCACCTACTGCTGAATCTGTTCATTGAAGGTAATGGCCCGATCATCACCACTTGACAAGCATACACTTGTAAAGCATTTGCGTACAACATTCAATGATGTTGTTGCTGTTACTGGTGATGGTACAAATGATGCTCCTGCCTTGCATGAAGCAGATATTGGACTTGCAATGGGCATTGCTGGGACTGAGGTGCGAACGCTTATTGTTAAGGAGACCAAATCAAGTTTTATTCAGTAGAGGGCAGATATGCCATCGTGGCATGTCCTATTGCTCTAAACAGTACATGCAATTAGGATATGTCTATTCTTATTGAACCTGAGTATTGCCAAATTATATCATATCCTGCTATCTTAGTCATGTCATCCAGTGGAGCTAATATAATCTTTTTCAGGTGGCAAAAGAGAGCGCTGATGTTATAATTCTGGACGACAACTTCTCTACGATTGTAACTGTTGCCAAGTGGGGACGATCTGTTTACATCAATATTCAAAAGTTTGTCCAGTTTCAGCTGACTGTCAATGTAGTGGCACTTCTAGTTAACTTTTCCTCAGCCTGCTTTACAGGTATGTCTCCTTGCATCGCGATTCTGTTAACCTCAGAGTTTTCAGATGTCTCTCTGTCTAATCATATGTACTTGTAATGCCAGGAAATGCACCGCTGACAGCTGTTCAGCTTCTTTGGGTTAACATGATCATGGACACCCTTGGCGCGCTTGCGTTAGCCACGGAGCCACCTAATGATGACTTGATGAACAGAGAGCCAGTAGGAAGGACAGGGAAATTCATTACGAATGTGATGTGGAGGAACATCCTGGGTCAGTCTTTCTACCAGTTCTTTGTGATGTGGTATCTCCAAACGCAAGGGAAAAACTTCTTTGGGCTTGAAGACTCTGGTACTGATATTGTGCTAAATACAATCATTTTCAACTCATTCGTCTTCTGTCAGGTATGGCTATTTATTGCAGATCATTTCTTTTCCACAAGTGATTGGTTTGTTAAGTACCTACAGCAGCATTGATGCCAATATCTTGGGTTTGGTTAGAATCAGTTCAACCTAATTCTCGTGGGCACGTCATGGGAAAAGAGTGTTCACTGGAGAATAAGAAACCTGCTGTCACAACTTTGAGTATAATATGTTGACCTAACACAACTAGCTACAAGAAACTAGAGTTATGAGTTATGACTGGAGATTGATAGGGGGGTACCATCAATTTTGGGCAAAATAACATTACATTCTTTCAGAAGCTATCTTAGACTACACTGACCAGCTACATGCCACTTCAGGTGTTCAATGAGATAAGCtctcgggagatggagaagatCAACGTTCTCAAGGGCATGACTAGGAACTACGTGTTCATGGCTGTCCTTACCAGCACGGTCATCTTCCAGTTCATCATGGTGCAGTTTCTAGGCGAGTTTGCCAACACGACGCCCCTGACCATACACCAGTGGCTGGCCAGCGTGCTCCTCGGTCTGGCTGGGATGCCCATTGCCGCTGCCGTCAAGCTGATTCCAGTTGGCTCGTCATGATATCATTGAAGATCGCTGTCTGCGAAGCACGGCATAATACAGGCTGACTGACCAAGTTGCATGATATTCGGTGCAGCTGAGCTCTCTGCGTAAACTTTTGTAATGCATGGAGAGCAAGCAGGCTTGGGAACAGCTGCTGCACCTGCACTTCGAAAAGTTTTGTAGCCTGCAAATGTGTCTAGATCGCATCGTACTGTAAGAAGCTCCGTGTTTGGCACTGGGGTTCAGGCCAGCTCTGGTGGTGCAGCAGAATTGTAAGATTGGTGCTTAGACCTTGAAATGGAATTTAGACCACTGCATATTTATGTGGATGAATGAATCGAAACGTGGTTTTTTAGTTGGTCCAACCGCCGCCCAGGCACTGACAGGGACCGAGGGGAGTTCGGGAACGGGACATGCGATTCTAGGTTTGTTGCAAAACGGATGGTACAGATTGATCGGCAGATAGAACGGATGACACGGGATAAGTTAAACAGTATTCGTATTAAGCTGACCATTGTCATGCTAAGCCAATGGTCTAATGCGACGATTGTCAGCAGTTGAATTGCTATTAGATTCTCCTAGACACAACCATGACCGTACATGACAGTTCTTTTATTTTCATTCATGTATAtacaaaaaaagaaataaacatTCGTCGAAATAGAACTTTTTTCCATTAATTCATTCTACATAATAGAAAGATACGATTTGGACGACTATTTGATCGTACTCGTCCGAAAACATAATAACTAACCTAAATTGTTAAACCTACTACCTATAAACTTTTGAATCTAAATATGATCCTCTCTGTTAAAGCGAGAGGATCATGCTCGCCTTGCTCACTTGGGAGGAGGTgagtcgtcgtcctcctccttgTCCTTGCACTCCTCTTGGGTGCTCCATGAAGGAGACCTCCGGTTATCGGAGGAGACGTCCTTCGAGGAGGACTGGTGGCACGACAACTCATCCTCGCTGAATGAGTGACATTGTCATTCAAGATGGAAGAGAAAGGAATAAAGAAGAGGGGTGGTTTCAGAGGGCACTGGGCTTGAAGAATATGTAGAGCAGTGGTGATGAAACGACGTTGGAAGTTGGCATTTAACAATCacgctaagggcactcacaatgcagactctatcatagagtctaaagttatttattacctcgaacaatgtggacttggagtctaaataagacttggagtcttattttttctacctctttcttcaataaatatgttgccacatcagcaaaatatcataaataatatgtaattaagtgtcttagactttgtgatagagtcttgcattgtgagtgcccttacttAACTGCCTGTAGACCAAACGGTCATTTAGGGCCGGCGGCCATAAATGCGTATCGCACTCGGCCTGGCGTTTCATATGTCAGAGAAATGCAACCCCAACACCACCACCGCATCTATCATACTTGGTTTGATTCCTTTTCAGGCCTTGCTATCGATCTAACTGACAGTGAAGTATCGCACCATCACTCCTGCATGCTTCGGCAATGAAAGTGGCAACGACGATCACTCCATCTTTTTTCGAACCGGAGGTAACCCCCATTTCCATTAAAGTGCAACGGAAATACATCAGTTCATTCAAGAATGTTGCAGAAACGCGAGAAAGATAAGAAAGAACAGAGCGGGGCCACTCACAACTTCTGCTTGACCTAAGAAAGTTTGTCCAGAAACCGCAAATCTAAAGGTAGCCAATCAAACAACCTCACCATACAGACTCCAAAAGAAGGTAGCACACACATAACAATCTTTCGAACACCAAAACACCTCAGTCCTGAGAATTGTCGTCCGGACTCTCCTTCAGGAATAGAGTGTCATCTCCCTGCTTTGACCTGAGCATCAGCTTGGTGGCGATCTGCAACATTGTAGTCACTCCAGCTTGAAGCGTCTCCTTGTCCATCTCCGGGAACAAACCTGCCCAATATGTCATGAGGGCACATGCATAACAAATAATCTCAGcaggattttttatttttttttccttcaaaaCAACATTTGTTTCTGGTTTTCCAAATTGCCCAGCAAATGGCAGCAATGCCCATAGTATGAAACTGTTTGCCAGAAGGT from Sorghum bicolor cultivar BTx623 chromosome 8, Sorghum_bicolor_NCBIv3, whole genome shotgun sequence encodes:
- the LOC110429675 gene encoding calcium-transporting ATPase 10, plasma membrane-type; its protein translation is MESYLEERFGGVQAKNSSEEALRRWRRLCSVVKNPKRRFRFTANLEKRGEAEAIKHANHEKLRVAVLVSKAALQFLHGLSLRSEYVVPEEVKAAGFQICADELGSIVEGHDSKKLITHGGVDGIAEKLATSKTDGLSTADDSIKRRQDIYGVNKFTESEVRSFWVFVWEALQDTTLIILAVCAFVSLVVGIVMEGWPKGAHDGLGIVASILLVVFVTATSDYRQSLQFKDLDKEKKKIQVQVTRSGFRQRLSIYDLLPGDVVHLAIGDQVPADGLFISGFSLLINESSLTGESEPVAVNEDNPFLLSGTKVQDGSCKMLVTTVGMRTQWGKLMATLSEGGDDETPLQVKLNGVATIIGQIGLFFAVITFIVLSQGLFSKKYHERMLLSWSGDDALELLEHFAIAVTIVVVAVPEGLPLAVTLSLAFAMKKMMNDKALVRHLAACETMGSATTICSDKTGTLTTNHMTVVKACICGNIKEVNGSENASKLRSEFPEIVVKTLLESIFNNTAGEVVINQDGKYQILGSPTETALLEFALSLGGDFKAKRDETKIVKVEPFNSTKKRMSVILELPGGGCRAHCKGASEIVLAACDKFLDETGGVHPLDKITADKLNGIIDSFAGEALRTLCLAFREMEEGFSTAEHIPLQGYTCIGIIGIKDPVRPGVKESVATCRAAGIMVRMVTGDNINTAKAIARECGILTEDGIAIEGPEFREKSLDELLKLVPKIQVMARSSPLDKHTLVKHLRTTFNDVVAVTGDGTNDAPALHEADIGLAMGIAGTEVAKESADVIILDDNFSTIVTVAKWGRSVYINIQKFVQFQLTVNVVALLVNFSSACFTGNAPLTAVQLLWVNMIMDTLGALALATEPPNDDLMNREPVGRTGKFITNVMWRNILGQSFYQFFVMWYLQTQGKNFFGLEDSGTDIVLNTIIFNSFVFCQVFNEISSREMEKINVLKGMTRNYVFMAVLTSTVIFQFIMVQFLGEFANTTPLTIHQWLASVLLGLAGMPIAAAVKLIPVGSS